The following coding sequences are from one Streptomyces sp. NBC_01232 window:
- a CDS encoding YajQ family cyclic di-GMP-binding protein has product MADSSFDIVSKVERQEVDNALNQSAKELSQRYDFKGTGATIAWSGEKILMEANSEERVKAVLDVFETKLVKRGISLKALDAGEPQLSGKEYKIFATIEEGISQENAKKVAKIIRDEGPKGVKAQVQGEELRVSSKSRDDLQEVQALLKGKDLDFAIQFVNYR; this is encoded by the coding sequence ATGGCCGACTCCAGTTTCGACATCGTCTCGAAGGTCGAGCGGCAGGAGGTCGACAACGCCCTCAACCAGTCCGCCAAGGAGCTCTCGCAGCGCTACGACTTCAAGGGCACCGGCGCCACGATCGCCTGGTCCGGCGAGAAGATCCTGATGGAGGCGAACTCCGAGGAGCGCGTGAAGGCCGTCCTCGACGTCTTCGAGACCAAGCTGGTCAAGCGCGGGATCTCGCTGAAGGCGCTGGACGCCGGGGAGCCGCAGCTGTCCGGCAAGGAGTACAAGATCTTCGCCACCATCGAGGAGGGCATCTCCCAGGAGAACGCCAAGAAGGTCGCGAAGATCATCCGGGACGAGGGTCCCAAGGGCGTCAAGGCCCAGGTCCAGGGCGAGGAGCTGCGCGTCAGCTCGAAGAGCCGTGACGACCTCCAGGAGGTCCAGGCGCTGCTCAAGGGCAAGGACCTGGACTTCGCGATCCAGTTCGTGAACTACCGCTGA
- a CDS encoding DUF3574 domain-containing protein, with protein MKWTSDTRGKVGGGVLMALLGAGIPALVGAALHTDVGAPYQETRLYFGTQRTDGTNPVEEREFMRFLDREITPAFPEGLTLHDGYGQWRGQDGKIVRETSYEVVLLYPEKEAGERSTRIERIRQAYEDRYQQDSVGRSDDKVNAGF; from the coding sequence GTGAAATGGACATCTGACACGCGCGGGAAGGTCGGCGGCGGGGTGCTCATGGCCCTGCTCGGAGCAGGGATTCCGGCTCTGGTGGGAGCAGCGCTCCACACGGACGTGGGAGCGCCCTACCAGGAGACCCGGCTGTACTTCGGAACCCAACGGACCGACGGAACGAATCCGGTCGAGGAACGCGAGTTCATGCGGTTCCTGGACCGGGAGATCACCCCCGCCTTCCCCGAGGGGCTGACCCTCCACGACGGGTACGGCCAGTGGCGCGGGCAGGACGGCAAGATCGTCCGGGAGACCTCGTACGAGGTGGTCCTGCTGTACCCGGAGAAGGAGGCGGGCGAGCGAAGCACACGCATCGAGCGGATCCGGCAGGCCTACGAGGACCGGTACCAGCAGGACTCGGTCGGCCGGTCCGACGACAAGGTGAACGCCGGCTTCTGA
- a CDS encoding SDR family oxidoreductase, producing the protein MRIVIAGGHGQIALRLERLLAARGYEVAGIVRDPAQGDDLRQAGAEPVLCDLESASVEHVAGILQGADVAVFAAGAGPGSGIGRKDTVDRGAAVLFADAAERAGVGRFLMVSSMGADAHHGGDEVFDAYLRAKGEADDHVRTRLGLEWTVLRPGSLIDDAGTGLVRLEVQTGRGAVPRDDVAAVLAELVETPATAGLTLELVSGSTPVQVAVKDVAGN; encoded by the coding sequence ATGCGCATCGTCATCGCGGGTGGACACGGTCAGATCGCGCTGCGGCTGGAGCGCCTGCTCGCCGCGCGCGGGTACGAGGTCGCGGGCATCGTCCGCGATCCGGCGCAGGGCGACGACCTGAGGCAGGCCGGCGCCGAGCCGGTGCTCTGCGATCTGGAATCGGCCTCGGTGGAGCATGTGGCGGGGATTCTGCAGGGCGCGGACGTGGCGGTGTTCGCTGCCGGTGCGGGCCCCGGCAGCGGGATTGGGCGGAAGGACACAGTGGACCGTGGCGCGGCCGTGCTGTTCGCCGACGCCGCCGAACGGGCCGGCGTAGGGCGCTTCCTGATGGTCTCTTCGATGGGCGCGGACGCGCACCACGGGGGCGACGAGGTCTTCGACGCGTACCTGCGGGCCAAGGGCGAGGCCGATGACCACGTACGGACCCGGCTGGGCCTGGAGTGGACCGTCCTGCGCCCCGGTTCACTGATCGACGACGCCGGGACGGGCCTGGTCCGTCTGGAGGTGCAGACGGGCCGGGGAGCCGTCCCGCGCGACGACGTGGCGGCGGTCCTGGCGGAGTTGGTCGAGACCCCGGCGACGGCGGGTCTGACCCTGGAGCTGGTCTCCGGTTCGACTCCGGTCCAGGTGGCCGTGAAGGACGTGGCGGGCAACTGA
- a CDS encoding amidohydrolase family protein has translation MSDSQPQQPFQSPRSGGGHGNAAAAEATTLLLAGARLTDGRTVDVRLGGGRIQAVGTAGSLTSPALSRVDLTGYLLLPAPAEPHAHGDTALTADGEGPVSYTPDEVQRRATESALLQLGHGATAVRSHVRIGDVHGLGPMEAVLQARRSLRGLADLTAVAVPRLLTGVAGADGLAMLRDAVKMGASVIGGCPDLDPDPTGFLEAVLELAAEHGCPVDLHTDGDDPARLSRLAAMAGGLRPGVTIGPCGGLSRLPLDAAARAADQLAAAGVRVTCLPQGDCAALERRGLRTAPVRLLRASGVRVAAGSGALRDAGNPVGRGDPLEAAYLLASQGGLRAGEAYDSVSACAREAMGLPEVRVEAGFPAELLAVRGDRIAGVLSLAYSRIVIHRGRVVARTSAVREYCDSAVAVALDLPRQGRTEPGP, from the coding sequence ATGTCCGACAGCCAGCCGCAGCAGCCGTTCCAGTCGCCCCGCAGCGGTGGCGGCCATGGCAACGCGGCCGCAGCCGAGGCCACCACCCTGCTGCTCGCCGGGGCCCGCCTCACCGACGGCCGCACCGTCGACGTGCGCCTCGGCGGCGGTCGGATCCAGGCCGTCGGCACCGCGGGCAGCCTCACCTCCCCCGCGCTGTCCCGGGTGGACCTGACCGGCTACCTGTTGCTGCCCGCCCCCGCCGAGCCGCACGCCCACGGGGACACCGCACTGACCGCCGACGGCGAGGGGCCCGTCTCCTACACGCCCGACGAGGTCCAGCGCCGGGCCACCGAATCCGCCCTGCTCCAGCTCGGCCACGGCGCCACCGCGGTCCGCTCCCACGTCCGCATCGGCGACGTGCACGGCCTCGGCCCCATGGAGGCCGTCCTCCAGGCCCGCCGCTCCCTGCGCGGGCTCGCCGACCTCACCGCCGTGGCCGTCCCCCGGCTGCTGACCGGGGTGGCGGGCGCGGACGGGCTCGCCATGCTGCGGGACGCGGTCAAGATGGGCGCCTCCGTGATCGGCGGCTGCCCGGACCTGGACCCGGATCCGACAGGCTTCCTCGAAGCCGTTCTGGAACTCGCCGCCGAGCACGGCTGCCCCGTCGATCTGCACACGGACGGTGACGACCCGGCCCGCCTCTCCCGCCTCGCGGCGATGGCCGGCGGGCTGCGCCCCGGGGTGACCATCGGCCCCTGCGGCGGCCTGTCCCGGCTCCCGCTCGACGCGGCGGCCCGCGCCGCCGACCAGCTGGCCGCAGCCGGCGTACGGGTGACCTGCCTGCCCCAGGGCGACTGCGCGGCCCTGGAGCGCCGCGGCCTGCGCACCGCGCCCGTACGGCTGCTGCGGGCCTCCGGGGTGCGCGTCGCGGCCGGCAGCGGAGCGCTGCGGGACGCCGGGAACCCCGTCGGCCGCGGGGACCCGCTGGAGGCCGCGTACCTGCTGGCCTCCCAGGGCGGCCTCCGGGCGGGCGAGGCCTACGACTCCGTCAGCGCCTGCGCCCGCGAGGCCATGGGCCTGCCGGAGGTCCGGGTGGAGGCCGGTTTCCCGGCGGAGCTGCTCGCCGTGCGCGGGGACCGGATCGCGGGTGTGCTGTCCCTCGCCTACAGCCGGATCGTCATCCACCGCGGGCGCGTCGTAGCCCGTACGAGTGCCGTACGCGAGTACTGCGACTCCGCCGTCGCGGTGGCCCTGGACCTGCCCCGGCAGGGCCGTACGGAGCCCGGCCCCTGA
- the rpmG gene encoding 50S ribosomal protein L33, whose amino-acid sequence MAATDVRPKITLACVECKERNYITKKNRRNNPDRLEMKKHCPRCNSHTAHRETR is encoded by the coding sequence GTGGCTGCCACCGACGTCCGCCCGAAGATCACGCTGGCCTGCGTGGAGTGCAAGGAGCGGAACTACATCACCAAGAAGAACCGGCGTAACAACCCGGACCGTCTTGAGATGAAGAAGCACTGCCCGCGCTGCAACTCGCACACCGCGCACCGCGAGACCCGCTGA
- a CDS encoding MaoC family dehydratase N-terminal domain-containing protein → MALDQSFVGRSYPPTDPYEVGREKIREFAVAVGDTNPVYIDPEAAKSYGYPDVIAPPTFVFAITFKAAGQVVEDPQLGLDYSRVVHGDQKFAYSRPVRAGDRLSVVSTIESVKSLAGNDVIDIRGEVHDESGEHVVTAWTKLVSRAPEEA, encoded by the coding sequence ATGGCTCTCGACCAGTCCTTCGTGGGGCGGAGCTACCCGCCCACCGATCCGTACGAGGTCGGCCGGGAGAAGATCCGCGAATTCGCGGTTGCGGTGGGTGACACCAATCCCGTCTACATCGATCCCGAAGCCGCGAAGTCGTACGGCTACCCCGATGTGATCGCTCCGCCGACTTTTGTGTTTGCGATCACTTTCAAGGCGGCCGGTCAGGTCGTCGAGGACCCGCAGCTGGGACTGGACTACAGCCGCGTCGTGCACGGTGACCAGAAGTTCGCCTACTCCCGCCCGGTGCGGGCCGGCGACCGGCTGTCGGTGGTCTCCACCATCGAGTCCGTGAAGTCGCTCGCGGGCAATGACGTCATCGACATCCGCGGCGAGGTCCACGACGAGAGCGGCGAACACGTGGTGACGGCGTGGACGAAGCTCGTCTCCCGCGCCCCCGAGGAGGCCTGA
- a CDS encoding MaoC family dehydratase, whose amino-acid sequence MAAQIQYADVEVGTELPAASFPVTRATLVQYAGASGDFNPIHWNEKFAKEVGLPDVIAHGMFTMAEAIRVVTDWVGDAGAVVEYGVRFTKPVVVPNDDRGGLIEVTAKVAAKMDDNRVRVDLTAMSAGQKVLGMSRAVVELA is encoded by the coding sequence ATGGCTGCACAGATCCAGTACGCCGACGTCGAGGTCGGCACCGAGCTGCCGGCGGCGTCCTTCCCCGTGACGCGCGCCACGCTCGTCCAGTACGCGGGCGCCTCGGGCGACTTCAACCCGATCCACTGGAACGAGAAGTTCGCCAAGGAGGTCGGACTGCCGGACGTCATCGCGCACGGCATGTTCACCATGGCCGAGGCGATCCGCGTGGTGACCGACTGGGTCGGCGACGCGGGTGCGGTGGTCGAGTACGGCGTGCGCTTCACCAAGCCGGTCGTGGTCCCGAACGACGACCGGGGCGGCCTGATCGAGGTCACCGCGAAGGTCGCCGCGAAGATGGACGACAACCGCGTCCGGGTCGACCTGACGGCCATGAGCGCGGGCCAGAAGGTCCTGGGCATGTCCCGCGCGGTGGTCGAACTCGCCTGA
- a CDS encoding TetR/AcrR family transcriptional regulator, with product MVRMSADERRESVIRAAMHEFARGGYYGTSTEAIAKRVGVSQPYLFRLFPNKQAIFLAASERCLSDTRDVFIAAAEGLSGEEALQAMANAYTRLIAEDPDKLQMQLQVYVTVAAAEAAGDHVFGETVRAGWMDLWDAVHLPLGGDAHETTTFMALGMLINTLAAMGFPPEHRVWEGLYPSARATGRLEA from the coding sequence ATGGTCAGGATGAGCGCAGATGAGCGACGTGAGAGCGTCATTCGGGCGGCGATGCACGAGTTTGCCCGGGGTGGCTACTACGGCACCTCCACCGAGGCGATCGCCAAGCGGGTGGGTGTCTCGCAGCCGTATCTGTTCCGCCTCTTCCCCAACAAGCAGGCGATCTTCCTGGCCGCCTCCGAGCGCTGCCTGAGTGACACGCGGGACGTCTTCATCGCCGCCGCCGAAGGATTGAGCGGCGAAGAGGCCCTGCAGGCCATGGCCAACGCGTACACCCGGCTGATCGCCGAGGACCCGGACAAGCTGCAGATGCAGCTCCAGGTGTACGTCACGGTGGCCGCGGCCGAGGCGGCCGGTGATCACGTCTTCGGTGAGACCGTCCGGGCCGGCTGGATGGACCTCTGGGACGCCGTCCACCTGCCGCTGGGGGGTGATGCACACGAGACCACGACCTTCATGGCTCTCGGGATGCTGATCAACACCCTCGCCGCCATGGGCTTCCCGCCCGAGCACCGGGTCTGGGAGGGGCTCTACCCGTCGGCGCGCGCCACGGGTCGCCTGGAGGCGTGA